The following coding sequences are from one Mycolicibacterium aichiense window:
- a CDS encoding glutamine synthetase, with product MAAMTTPPAGAAIGQLDADGVGTVVGTFVNPAGLTHAKTVPVRRINAFADPGLGFSPVTHGFAIDRAGIAFAPGISVVGDQRVRIDLDALRVIGGGLAWAPASFYDQDGNPVPACARGTLGRIEARLAAAGYQALVGHEIEFLLVDAEGNRLPGNLWAQYGLAGVLEYEGFVRDVTAAAAAAGVGIEQFHPEYGINQFEISLAPKSPVAAADQLILTRIIISRVARTYGLRVSLSPVPFAGSVGSGAHQHFSLSRANSPVFAGGSGAQGMTPEGENAIGGIVAGLPQAQLIFCGSIVSGLRMKPGNWAGAYACWGTENREAAVRFVRGGHGNPDGANVEVKVVDPSANPYFATAAILGLAADGIENGTALPPETTVDPGTLSDDDRAAAGTVALSTDQAQEIAALDGSARLRAILGDAAVDVLVAVRRYEHEMYSHLDPEALTEKFRMAWSL from the coding sequence ATGGCTGCCATGACCACACCGCCGGCCGGCGCAGCTATCGGGCAATTGGACGCCGACGGCGTCGGTACCGTCGTCGGGACCTTCGTCAATCCCGCCGGCCTGACCCACGCGAAGACCGTGCCGGTCCGCCGGATCAACGCGTTCGCCGATCCCGGGCTGGGTTTCAGCCCGGTCACCCATGGGTTCGCCATCGATCGCGCGGGGATCGCCTTCGCCCCGGGCATCAGCGTGGTCGGCGACCAGCGCGTGCGCATCGATCTGGACGCGTTGCGGGTCATCGGCGGTGGACTGGCGTGGGCGCCGGCCTCGTTCTACGACCAGGACGGCAACCCGGTTCCGGCCTGCGCGCGCGGGACTCTCGGACGCATCGAGGCCCGGTTGGCCGCCGCCGGCTATCAGGCATTGGTCGGTCACGAGATCGAGTTCCTGCTGGTCGATGCGGAGGGTAACCGGCTGCCCGGCAACCTGTGGGCCCAGTACGGGCTGGCCGGAGTGCTGGAATACGAAGGTTTCGTTCGGGACGTGACCGCGGCGGCCGCGGCCGCCGGTGTCGGCATCGAGCAGTTCCACCCCGAGTACGGCATCAACCAGTTCGAGATATCGCTGGCCCCGAAGTCGCCGGTGGCCGCCGCCGATCAGTTGATCCTGACCCGCATCATCATCAGCCGGGTGGCCCGCACATACGGACTTCGGGTGAGCCTGTCCCCAGTGCCGTTCGCCGGGAGCGTGGGTTCTGGTGCGCACCAACATTTCTCCCTGTCGCGAGCCAACAGCCCGGTGTTTGCCGGCGGGTCCGGCGCGCAGGGGATGACCCCCGAAGGGGAGAACGCCATCGGCGGCATCGTCGCCGGGCTGCCGCAGGCGCAGCTGATCTTCTGCGGGTCGATCGTGTCCGGTCTGCGGATGAAACCCGGCAACTGGGCCGGTGCCTACGCGTGCTGGGGAACCGAGAACCGGGAAGCGGCAGTGCGTTTCGTCCGCGGGGGACACGGCAACCCGGATGGGGCCAACGTGGAGGTGAAGGTCGTCGACCCGTCGGCCAATCCGTATTTCGCCACCGCCGCGATCCTCGGCCTCGCGGCCGACGGAATCGAGAACGGCACCGCACTGCCGCCGGAGACGACGGTCGACCCGGGCACCTTGTCCGACGACGACCGCGCGGCCGCCGGAACCGTCGCGCTGAGCACTGACCAGGCCCAGGAGATTGCGGCACTGGACGGCTCGGCCCGGCTGCGGGCGATCCTCGGCGACGCGGCCGTCGACGTCCTGGTTGCCGTCCGCCGCTACGAGCATGAAATGTATTCGCACCTGGACCCCGAGGCGCTGACCGAGAAGTTCCGGATGGCATGGAGCTTATGA
- a CDS encoding HNH endonuclease signature motif containing protein, whose protein sequence is MSVVDVMREARDRYLESLAAVDFDELSPADRFVVLEECESLLRQQVAVSHALISRLEHVEGCPPVPITLADVLRISPREAKRRIRDAEQLRPRRALTGEPLPPLLPETSKAWHDGKLDGEHLRVIQKFFRDLPDHVPTVEVERAERTLAEHAQTMRPDQLDKIAHRLALHLNPDGTFSDDDRARKRGFVWCGGQQVDGMSVGRLIATPELRALLDGWFTKFAAPGVCNPADQTPTLTPSEDVADRDLRSHAQRQHDALTALVRGQLGDPKLGQHNGLPVTVIVSATLQDLQAKTGHAVTATGTLLPIPDVIRMASHAYHYLALFDGVRGQALWLGRTKRIATPDQRIMLHSKERGCTRPGCDAPGYLTEVHHVDEWAQGGLTNIDTLTLACRADHRLLDHGWKTRKLANGNTEWIPPPQLPMLRGGVNDCHHPERLLGS, encoded by the coding sequence GTGAGTGTGGTCGACGTTATGCGCGAGGCCCGGGATCGATATCTCGAGTCCTTGGCTGCGGTCGATTTCGATGAACTTTCCCCTGCTGATCGGTTTGTCGTGCTCGAGGAGTGCGAGAGCCTGCTCCGCCAGCAGGTCGCGGTCTCTCACGCATTGATCTCTCGGCTGGAACACGTCGAGGGCTGCCCGCCGGTACCGATCACCCTGGCCGATGTGCTGCGGATCAGCCCGCGGGAGGCCAAACGCCGGATCCGAGATGCCGAGCAACTCCGGCCGCGGCGGGCGTTGACCGGTGAGCCTCTGCCGCCGCTGCTGCCCGAGACCTCTAAGGCCTGGCATGACGGGAAATTGGATGGCGAGCATCTGCGGGTGATCCAGAAATTCTTCCGTGACTTGCCCGATCATGTCCCGACGGTGGAGGTCGAGAGGGCCGAACGCACACTGGCCGAGCACGCCCAGACGATGCGGCCCGATCAGTTGGACAAGATCGCCCACCGGCTCGCACTGCACCTCAACCCCGACGGGACGTTCTCCGATGACGACCGCGCCCGCAAACGCGGCTTCGTCTGGTGCGGTGGGCAACAAGTCGACGGGATGAGTGTGGGCCGGCTGATCGCCACGCCGGAGTTGCGGGCGCTGCTCGATGGGTGGTTCACCAAGTTCGCCGCACCCGGGGTGTGCAACCCCGCCGACCAGACCCCCACCCTCACACCATCCGAGGACGTGGCCGACCGCGACCTGCGCAGCCACGCCCAACGCCAGCATGATGCGTTGACCGCACTGGTGCGCGGGCAGCTCGGGGACCCGAAACTCGGTCAGCACAACGGGTTACCCGTCACGGTGATCGTCTCGGCCACCCTGCAGGACCTGCAGGCCAAGACCGGGCATGCGGTCACCGCCACCGGAACCCTGCTACCCATCCCCGACGTCATCCGGATGGCCAGCCACGCCTACCACTACCTCGCCCTGTTCGACGGGGTGCGCGGGCAGGCGTTATGGCTGGGCCGCACCAAACGCATCGCCACACCTGATCAGCGGATCATGTTGCACAGCAAGGAACGCGGTTGCACCCGCCCGGGATGTGACGCACCGGGCTATCTCACCGAGGTCCACCACGTCGACGAATGGGCCCAGGGCGGGCTGACCAACATCGACACCCTCACCCTGGCCTGCCGAGCCGATCACCGACTCCTCGACCACGGCTGGAAAACCCGAAAACTCGCCAACGGCAACACCGAATGGATCCCCCCACCACAGCTACCCATGCTGCGCGGCGGCGTCAACGACTGCCACCACCCAGAACGACTGCTGGGTAGCTAG
- a CDS encoding carboxymuconolactone decarboxylase family protein, which produces MSRIGNFPDDDVAGWIVKSPDLGTAMAAFSHAVYSDKNRLPMRVRELARAVIAQDNECVLCQNTRDADGPAAGVDEELYDHVLEWKTWEGYSEQERIAAEFAHRFGTDWAKLKYDDDFWDRAREHFSDELMADLTLSCAMWVGMGRMLSTLDIGQSCKLTLPSRA; this is translated from the coding sequence ATGAGCCGAATCGGAAACTTCCCTGACGACGACGTCGCGGGCTGGATCGTCAAGTCTCCCGACCTGGGTACGGCGATGGCGGCCTTCTCCCATGCGGTGTACAGCGACAAGAACCGGCTGCCGATGCGGGTGCGTGAACTCGCCCGCGCGGTGATCGCGCAGGACAACGAATGCGTCTTGTGCCAGAACACCCGGGACGCCGACGGGCCGGCGGCCGGTGTGGACGAGGAGCTCTACGACCACGTGCTGGAGTGGAAGACGTGGGAGGGCTACAGCGAGCAGGAGCGCATCGCCGCCGAGTTCGCCCACCGCTTCGGAACCGATTGGGCCAAGCTCAAATACGACGACGATTTCTGGGATCGGGCCCGCGAGCATTTCTCCGACGAGTTGATGGCCGACCTGACGTTGTCGTGCGCCATGTGGGTCGGCATGGGCCGGATGCTCAGCACGCTGGACATCGGACAGAGCTGCAAGCTGACTCTGCCGAGCCGCGCGTAG
- a CDS encoding TIGR03618 family F420-dependent PPOX class oxidoreductase — translation MTTLDEAVTLAQADRGLAVVATLRADNTIQASLVNAGIVAHPATGEPVLGFVTYGRVKLANLRARPAVTLTFRDGWQWASVEGRAELAGPDDQPAWLASADQLRLLLREVFTACGGTHDNWAEYDRTMVEQGRVVVLVAPTRVYSNG, via the coding sequence ATGACCACGCTGGACGAGGCGGTCACGCTGGCCCAGGCCGACCGGGGCCTCGCGGTGGTCGCGACACTGCGCGCCGACAACACCATTCAGGCGTCATTGGTGAACGCGGGGATCGTCGCGCACCCGGCCACCGGTGAACCAGTACTGGGCTTCGTGACCTATGGCCGGGTCAAGCTGGCGAACCTGCGGGCCCGGCCCGCGGTGACGTTGACGTTCCGCGACGGCTGGCAGTGGGCGTCGGTGGAGGGCCGGGCCGAACTCGCCGGTCCCGACGACCAGCCTGCATGGCTGGCGTCCGCGGACCAGCTGCGGCTGCTGCTGCGCGAGGTGTTCACCGCCTGCGGTGGCACGCACGACAATTGGGCCGAGTACGACCGGACGATGGTCGAGCAGGGCCGCGTCGTGGTGCTGGTGGCGCCGACCCGGGTGTACTCCAACGGCTGA
- a CDS encoding regulator, with protein sequence MSTDVTEPATPSSELKIPWWTRGDLNAFFGLGFNILVNVLTLTTLMIGVVKLPADDVLGTVLPALGVALVLGNLYYTFLARRLARRENRTDVTALPYGPSVPHMFIVVFVVMLPVYLATKDPIEAWKSGLAWAFMIGVIVIIGGFVGPYIRKLTPRAAMLGTLAGISITFISMRPAAQMWEAAWIGLPVLAIILIGFFTDVKLPGNIPVGLVALLVGTAIGWIGGFMSAPDVSQAVSDIAIGIPDLRLDLLGSGLAHLAPLLGTAIPLGVYNFTEAMSNVESAAAAGDNYNLRSVLLADGAGAVIGSAFGSPFPPAVYIGHPGWKDAGGRAGYSLASGVVIGVLCFLGLFGVLAALLPVPAIVPILLYIGLLIGAQAFQAVPRLHAVAVVAALLPNLAQWASGLIDNALNAAGTSAAKVGMDALGGAGVVYDGLQTLGEGAILVGLLLGTMVTFILEKKFRYAALASVVAAALSFVGLIHAPEIAWAANPQVALGYLFFAVVCLLYSLLPAAKEPVTVDESDIVAGH encoded by the coding sequence ATGAGCACCGACGTCACCGAGCCCGCGACACCGTCGAGCGAGCTGAAGATCCCGTGGTGGACCCGCGGCGATCTCAACGCCTTCTTCGGGCTCGGATTCAACATCCTGGTCAACGTCCTCACCCTGACCACGCTGATGATCGGGGTCGTCAAGCTCCCAGCCGACGACGTGCTGGGCACTGTGCTGCCCGCGCTCGGCGTTGCCCTCGTGCTGGGCAACCTCTACTACACGTTCCTGGCCCGGCGGCTGGCCCGGCGGGAGAACCGCACCGACGTCACCGCCCTGCCGTACGGGCCCAGCGTCCCGCACATGTTCATCGTGGTCTTCGTCGTGATGCTGCCGGTGTACCTGGCCACCAAGGATCCGATCGAGGCCTGGAAGTCAGGGCTGGCCTGGGCGTTCATGATCGGCGTCATCGTCATCATCGGCGGGTTCGTCGGCCCCTACATCCGCAAGCTCACCCCGCGCGCGGCCATGCTGGGCACCCTGGCCGGCATCTCGATCACGTTCATCTCGATGCGCCCGGCCGCGCAGATGTGGGAGGCCGCCTGGATCGGCCTGCCGGTGCTGGCGATCATCCTGATCGGCTTCTTCACCGACGTGAAGCTGCCCGGCAACATCCCCGTCGGTCTGGTGGCATTGCTCGTCGGCACTGCGATCGGCTGGATCGGCGGGTTCATGTCGGCACCCGATGTCAGCCAGGCCGTCTCCGACATCGCGATCGGCATCCCCGACCTGCGGCTCGATCTGTTGGGCTCGGGCCTGGCGCATCTGGCTCCGCTGCTGGGCACCGCAATCCCGTTGGGCGTCTACAACTTCACCGAGGCGATGAGCAACGTGGAGAGCGCCGCGGCCGCCGGTGACAACTACAACCTTCGCAGCGTGCTGCTGGCCGACGGCGCCGGCGCGGTGATCGGTTCGGCGTTCGGCTCGCCGTTCCCGCCGGCGGTCTACATCGGCCACCCCGGCTGGAAGGACGCCGGCGGCCGGGCGGGCTACTCGCTGGCCAGCGGCGTGGTCATCGGCGTGCTCTGCTTCCTCGGATTGTTCGGGGTGCTGGCCGCACTGCTGCCGGTGCCTGCGATCGTGCCGATCCTGCTCTACATCGGTCTGCTGATCGGCGCCCAGGCCTTCCAGGCCGTGCCGCGCCTGCACGCGGTGGCAGTCGTCGCGGCGTTGCTGCCCAACCTCGCCCAATGGGCCAGCGGACTGATCGACAACGCGCTGAACGCCGCCGGAACGTCGGCGGCCAAGGTCGGCATGGACGCCCTCGGCGGCGCCGGCGTGGTCTACGACGGACTGCAGACGCTCGGCGAGGGCGCCATCCTGGTCGGCCTGCTGCTGGGCACCATGGTGACGTTCATCCTGGAGAAGAAGTTCCGCTACGCCGCTCTGGCGTCGGTGGTGGCCGCGGCACTGTCGTTCGTCGGCCTGATCCATGCGCCCGAGATCGCGTGGGCCGCCAATCCTCAAGTGGCGCTGGGCTATCTGTTCTTCGCGGTGGTGTGCCTGCTGTATTCGCTGCTACCCGCAGCCAAGGAGCCGGTGACCGTCGACGAGTCCGACATCGTCGCCGGGCACTGA
- a CDS encoding EthD domain-containing protein translates to MEKVIVTLRTSAADDEWAEQLRGPVAEELLALGLPGLTINVRDRDVRDSMMTLTVLDPPVQALVSVWTQQYYGDQMLMALELLGHYAEEIAAYLVTESAPLPPPSTPPGERSPGLANMALLRRPADMDERTWLSRWHGNHTPVAIATQSTFTYVQNYVVRAITEDAPVINAIVEEHFPIEAVRSLHAFFGAADDADLQSRMEQMVASTAAFGANVNIDAVPTSRYNFRSPFSA, encoded by the coding sequence ATGGAGAAGGTGATAGTCACGCTGCGCACCAGTGCGGCCGACGACGAGTGGGCCGAACAACTGCGGGGTCCGGTCGCGGAGGAACTGCTCGCGCTCGGTCTGCCCGGCCTGACGATCAACGTCCGCGACCGCGACGTTCGCGATTCGATGATGACCCTGACGGTGTTGGACCCGCCGGTGCAGGCGCTGGTCAGTGTGTGGACTCAGCAGTACTACGGCGACCAGATGTTGATGGCGCTGGAGCTGCTCGGTCACTACGCCGAGGAGATCGCCGCCTACTTGGTGACGGAGTCCGCGCCGCTGCCGCCGCCGTCGACCCCGCCCGGAGAGCGGTCGCCGGGGCTGGCCAACATGGCGCTGCTGCGGCGTCCCGCCGACATGGACGAGCGCACGTGGTTGTCCCGCTGGCACGGCAACCACACGCCGGTGGCGATCGCGACCCAGTCGACGTTCACCTACGTGCAGAACTATGTGGTGCGCGCGATCACCGAGGACGCCCCGGTGATCAATGCGATCGTCGAGGAGCATTTCCCGATCGAGGCGGTCAGGAGCCTGCACGCGTTCTTCGGCGCCGCCGACGATGCCGACCTGCAGAGCCGCATGGAGCAGATGGTCGCCAGCACAGCGGCATTCGGCGCCAACGTGAACATCGACGCGGTGCCCACCAGCCGCTACAACTTTCGCAGCCCGTTCTCGGCATGA
- a CDS encoding (2Fe-2S)-binding protein, whose product MYVCLCAGATSATVTEAVARGACTSKQVAAACGAGGDCGRCRRTVRAIIEQHFAASTARAS is encoded by the coding sequence ATGTACGTGTGCCTCTGCGCAGGAGCGACCAGCGCCACGGTCACCGAGGCTGTTGCCCGCGGAGCGTGCACGTCCAAGCAGGTCGCCGCGGCGTGCGGCGCGGGAGGTGACTGCGGCCGGTGCCGTCGCACCGTGCGGGCCATCATCGAACAGCACTTCGCCGCCAGTACGGCGCGAGCGAGCTGA
- the bfr gene encoding bacterioferritin produces the protein MQGDPEVLRLLNEQLTSELTAINQYFLHSKMQDNWGFTELAKHTRDESFDEMRHAEAITDRILLLDGLPNYQRLGSLRVGQTLREQFESDLAIEYEVVARLKPAIIVCREKLDSTTANLFEEIVADEEHHIDYLETQLELMDKLGVELYSAQCVSRPPK, from the coding sequence ATGCAAGGTGATCCGGAAGTTCTTCGCTTGCTCAATGAGCAGCTGACCAGCGAACTGACCGCCATCAACCAGTACTTCCTGCACTCCAAGATGCAGGACAACTGGGGCTTCACCGAGCTGGCCAAGCACACCCGCGACGAATCCTTCGACGAGATGCGCCACGCCGAGGCCATCACCGACCGCATTCTGCTGCTCGACGGCCTGCCCAACTATCAGCGGCTCGGCTCGCTGCGCGTCGGGCAGACCCTGCGCGAGCAGTTCGAGAGCGACCTGGCCATCGAGTACGAGGTGGTCGCGAGGCTCAAGCCGGCCATCATCGTGTGCCGCGAGAAGCTGGACTCCACCACGGCCAACCTCTTCGAGGAGATCGTGGCCGATGAGGAGCACCACATCGATTACCTCGAGACGCAGCTGGAGCTGATGGACAAGCTGGGCGTGGAGCTGTACTCGGCGCAGTGCGTGTCACGACCCCCGAAGTGA
- a CDS encoding FkbM family methyltransferase, which translates to MPGLPLRRLVMGPPSGGTPVTLPNGMRIHQWQRIETNFLYPEIFGADSVYARGGYIDFQPGSVIVDAGANIGMFTLFAALRCRGEAEVFAFEPIPTTYSVLAVNTEAANRGEYAAAMGARPGASLMIHPINRGLSATDETVVFAHHPNFSLWSTRDAEFARQRLDRFVADVAGFIPVAPLAVRRAAVRPVVAWMGRTTTVAATLVPLSSVIEEYGLTRIDILKLDVEGAEIAVLQGITPTHWDMVRQVVLEVEYFATKDVIVEMLEAHGFTTYWFASERERYGAVQSEVCMVYGWRAEDRS; encoded by the coding sequence GTGCCCGGTCTCCCGCTCCGTCGACTGGTGATGGGCCCGCCGAGCGGCGGCACACCGGTGACCCTGCCCAACGGGATGCGCATCCATCAGTGGCAGCGGATCGAAACCAACTTTCTGTACCCGGAGATCTTCGGCGCGGACTCGGTGTATGCCAGGGGCGGATACATCGACTTCCAGCCCGGCTCAGTCATTGTCGACGCCGGCGCGAACATCGGGATGTTCACCTTGTTCGCGGCGCTGCGCTGCCGAGGCGAGGCCGAGGTGTTCGCGTTCGAACCGATTCCCACCACCTACTCGGTGCTGGCGGTCAACACCGAGGCCGCCAACCGCGGTGAGTACGCCGCGGCGATGGGTGCCCGGCCCGGTGCGTCCCTGATGATCCACCCGATCAACCGCGGCCTGTCCGCGACGGACGAGACGGTGGTATTCGCGCACCACCCGAACTTCTCCCTGTGGAGCACGCGGGATGCGGAATTCGCACGCCAGCGACTGGACCGGTTCGTGGCCGATGTGGCCGGCTTCATCCCGGTCGCTCCGCTGGCCGTGCGCCGAGCCGCGGTGCGGCCGGTGGTCGCCTGGATGGGCCGCACCACCACGGTGGCCGCCACGCTGGTCCCGCTGTCGTCGGTCATCGAGGAGTACGGCCTGACACGCATCGACATCCTGAAACTCGATGTCGAGGGTGCCGAAATCGCAGTGCTGCAAGGAATCACGCCGACCCACTGGGACATGGTCCGTCAGGTGGTGTTGGAGGTGGAGTACTTCGCCACCAAAGACGTCATCGTCGAGATGCTCGAAGCGCACGGGTTCACGACGTACTGGTTTGCCAGTGAGCGCGAGCGCTACGGCGCCGTACAGAGCGAAGTGTGCATGGTCTACGGGTGGCGGGCCGAAGACCGCTCGTAG
- a CDS encoding PaaI family thioesterase: protein MLEFTVEDLSAEDIERLRAIYEPLAVSVRALVDATIRTEVDAETVAAVKADIDAATARLRSKQIDGAFGVKRTPSGRSISWGNAVIGLRNPTAPPLVIHRDEDDRRWADFHLGAAYEGPPGHVHGGVSALILDHVLGEAASPDAKPRFTGSITVRYLRACPLGPLHAEAQITRVDGVKTFVSGHISDAEGITVEAEGVFITPRWLRD from the coding sequence GTGCTGGAGTTCACCGTCGAGGACCTGTCTGCCGAGGACATCGAACGGCTGCGGGCGATCTACGAGCCGCTGGCCGTCTCGGTGCGTGCGCTGGTCGACGCGACGATCCGCACCGAGGTGGACGCCGAGACCGTCGCCGCGGTGAAGGCCGACATCGACGCGGCGACCGCCCGATTGCGGAGCAAGCAGATCGACGGCGCATTCGGGGTAAAAAGGACCCCGTCGGGGCGGAGCATCAGTTGGGGCAATGCCGTCATCGGTCTACGCAACCCGACCGCCCCGCCGCTGGTCATTCACCGCGATGAGGATGACCGGCGCTGGGCCGACTTCCACCTCGGTGCCGCCTACGAAGGCCCGCCCGGACATGTGCACGGGGGAGTGTCGGCGCTGATTCTGGATCATGTGCTCGGCGAGGCGGCCAGCCCCGACGCCAAACCCCGCTTCACCGGCAGCATCACCGTGCGGTACCTGCGCGCCTGCCCACTCGGGCCGCTGCACGCGGAAGCGCAGATCACCCGCGTCGACGGCGTGAAAACCTTTGTCTCCGGCCATATTTCCGACGCCGAGGGCATCACAGTGGAGGCCGAGGGCGTCTTCATCACTCCGCGCTGGCTGCGCGACTGA
- a CDS encoding tetratricopeptide repeat protein, with translation MAVPLGDTEPYYDLGDYHRPVDTPSPQAQVWFDRGLVWAYAFNHEEAITCFERALALDADLAIARWGIAYAIGPNYNKGWDAFDPVDLTASLARARMELKLAATSRGSVVEHALIAALATRFPTDDPDDADALAAGHVAYAEAMAELARAYPDDVDVLALAADALVNITAWALWDTATGDPAPGSRVLEATALLDAALRTDAGRAHPGVLHLYIHAMEMSAHPEDALPAADLLRGLVPDAGHLQHMPSHIDVLCGNYRDSVLANQSAVAADRRFVAHAGPLNFYSLYRAHDLHFIVYSAMFAGQSQIALAAADELSGQLTPELLTIESPPMADWLEAFVPLRVHVLIRFGRWDELIAEPLPADTELYCTTTATIHYGRGVAHAAKGQLAQAVAEREAFAAAYAGVPESRYLFNNTSRHILAVAAAMLDGEIAYREGDFDAAFEHLRRAIALDDELPYDEPWGWMQPTRHAYGALLLEQGRVEEAAAVYAADLGLDPTLSRPCQHPGNVWSLHGYHECLQRLGRDAEAVIIGRQLELAKARADVPILASCLCRLEVLSKDCCH, from the coding sequence ATGGCGGTTCCACTCGGCGACACCGAGCCGTACTACGACCTCGGTGACTACCACCGGCCCGTCGACACTCCCTCGCCGCAGGCGCAGGTGTGGTTCGACCGCGGACTGGTGTGGGCCTACGCCTTCAACCACGAGGAGGCGATCACCTGCTTCGAACGAGCCCTGGCGCTCGACGCCGATCTCGCGATCGCCCGGTGGGGCATCGCGTACGCCATCGGCCCGAACTACAACAAGGGTTGGGACGCCTTCGATCCCGTCGATCTGACCGCCTCCCTGGCCCGGGCCCGGATGGAACTGAAGCTGGCCGCCACGAGCCGCGGCAGCGTCGTCGAGCACGCCCTGATCGCGGCGCTGGCAACCCGGTTTCCCACCGACGATCCCGACGACGCCGACGCTCTGGCGGCCGGCCACGTCGCCTACGCCGAGGCCATGGCCGAGCTGGCGCGGGCGTACCCCGATGACGTCGACGTCCTGGCCCTGGCCGCCGATGCGCTGGTGAACATCACGGCATGGGCGTTGTGGGACACCGCAACCGGGGATCCGGCCCCCGGATCGCGGGTGCTGGAGGCCACGGCGCTGTTGGACGCCGCGCTGCGCACCGACGCCGGGCGCGCCCATCCCGGTGTGTTGCACCTGTATATCCACGCGATGGAGATGTCGGCCCATCCCGAGGACGCGCTGCCGGCCGCCGACCTGCTGCGCGGCCTGGTGCCCGACGCCGGTCATCTGCAGCACATGCCGTCGCACATCGACGTGCTGTGCGGCAACTACCGAGATTCGGTGCTGGCCAACCAATCCGCGGTGGCAGCGGATCGGCGCTTCGTCGCGCACGCCGGGCCGCTGAACTTCTATTCGCTCTACCGGGCCCACGATCTGCACTTCATCGTCTATTCGGCGATGTTCGCCGGCCAGTCGCAGATCGCGCTGGCTGCCGCCGACGAGCTGTCCGGGCAGCTGACCCCCGAACTGCTGACCATCGAGTCGCCACCGATGGCCGACTGGCTGGAAGCGTTCGTGCCGCTGCGGGTGCACGTGCTGATCCGGTTCGGCCGCTGGGACGAGCTGATCGCCGAGCCGCTGCCCGCCGACACCGAGTTGTATTGCACGACAACGGCAACCATTCACTATGGGCGCGGGGTCGCGCATGCGGCCAAGGGTCAGCTGGCCCAGGCGGTTGCCGAGCGGGAGGCGTTCGCCGCAGCCTACGCGGGCGTCCCGGAGTCGCGGTATCTGTTCAACAACACCAGCCGCCACATCCTGGCCGTCGCGGCGGCGATGCTCGACGGTGAGATCGCCTACCGGGAAGGCGATTTCGACGCGGCCTTCGAGCATCTGCGACGGGCGATCGCACTCGACGACGAACTTCCCTACGACGAACCGTGGGGCTGGATGCAGCCGACCCGGCACGCCTATGGTGCATTGCTGCTCGAGCAGGGGCGTGTCGAGGAGGCCGCCGCGGTGTACGCCGCCGACCTCGGCCTTGACCCGACGCTGAGCCGGCCGTGTCAGCATCCGGGCAATGTGTGGAGCCTGCACGGCTATCACGAATGCCTCCAGCGGCTCGGCCGTGACGCCGAAGCGGTGATCATCGGCCGGCAGCTCGAACTGGCCAAAGCCCGCGCCGACGTCCCGATCCTGGCATCGTGCCTGTGCCGGCTGGAGGTTCTCAGCAAGGACTGTTGCCACTGA
- a CDS encoding enoyl-CoA hydratase/isomerase family protein — translation MTLLIDDENRVRTITLNRPDALNAFNEALYDATAEALLAAADDPEVAVVMITGAGRAFSAGQDLGDMQERITNPDFVQGTHGFPGLITALSQFPKPLICAVNGVGLGIGTTILGYADLAFMSSTARLKCPFTSLGVAPEAASSYLLPQLIGRQNAAWLLMSSEWVDAAEALRMGLVWRVSEPDDLIADARKHAEVLASRPISSLMAVKQTMVAPFRQGIADATARENALFEKLMGAAANAEALADFHRGKS, via the coding sequence GTGACGCTGCTCATCGACGACGAGAACCGGGTCCGCACGATCACCCTCAATCGCCCGGACGCTCTCAATGCCTTCAACGAGGCCCTCTACGACGCCACCGCCGAGGCGCTACTCGCCGCCGCCGACGATCCCGAGGTTGCCGTCGTCATGATCACCGGAGCGGGCCGCGCCTTCAGCGCCGGCCAGGACCTTGGCGACATGCAGGAGCGCATCACCAATCCCGACTTCGTCCAGGGCACACACGGATTCCCCGGCCTGATCACCGCGCTGAGCCAATTCCCCAAGCCGCTGATCTGCGCGGTCAACGGAGTCGGCCTGGGTATCGGCACCACGATTCTGGGTTATGCCGACCTGGCGTTCATGTCGTCGACAGCGCGGCTGAAATGCCCCTTCACCAGTCTGGGGGTAGCTCCGGAGGCGGCGTCGTCATACCTGTTGCCGCAGTTGATCGGTCGGCAGAACGCGGCGTGGCTGCTGATGTCCTCGGAGTGGGTGGACGCCGCTGAAGCGCTGCGGATGGGTCTGGTCTGGCGGGTCAGTGAGCCCGACGATCTGATCGCCGACGCTCGAAAGCACGCCGAAGTGCTTGCCTCCCGGCCTATTTCGAGCCTGATGGCCGTGAAGCAGACCATGGTCGCGCCGTTCCGGCAGGGCATCGCCGACGCCACCGCGCGGGAGAACGCCCTGTTCGAGAAGTTGATGGGTGCTGCGGCCAACGCCGAGGCGCTGGCGGATTTCCACCGCGGAAAGTCCTGA